A genomic region of Arvicola amphibius chromosome X, mArvAmp1.2, whole genome shotgun sequence contains the following coding sequences:
- the LOC119804544 gene encoding huntingtin-interacting protein M: MSGTENQEQPCGDSKMEDPSPRPDVEVPVNYVYRLLQEEQYTPCLGSTTSDFLLAMLDYLTDYILEVAGSEANINSQQDIPQDGERQGNTEREPAHAFKNAPFSLFDEMPGPRRSG; the protein is encoded by the coding sequence ATGTCAGGGACGGAGAACCAAGAACAGCCTTGCGGTGACAGCAAGATGGAAGATCCTTCTCCTAGGCCTGATGTAGAGGTTCCTGTGAACTACGTGTACCGCCTACTGCAGGAAGAGCAATACACCCCCTGCCTAGGTTCCACCACTTCCGATTTCCTTCTCGCGATGCTTGATTACCTTACCGACTACATCCTGGAGGTGGCGGGCTCCGAAGCCAACATCAACAGCCAGCAAGACATCCCACAAGACGGAGAGAGGCAAGGAAACACCGAACGTGAACCCGCTCATGCCTTCAAGAACGCGCCCTTCTCTCTGTTTGATGAGATGCCTGGACCCAGAAGGAGTGGCTGA